In Astatotilapia calliptera chromosome 20, fAstCal1.2, whole genome shotgun sequence, one genomic interval encodes:
- the nckap5l gene encoding nck-associated protein 5-like isoform X3, which translates to MKTMSDETEQRMCDEDFGSDEEGEEGDVESYLEDNSSELMDRLRELEAENSALVLANESQREAYERCLDEVANHVVQALLNQKDLREECIKLKMLVFDLERQNRALCELFQQKLPNHPTAHYQVQAGPLPDYNAQLHNDSAKQVEPAQTEAQAKGNGYRTQHASPGPRGPAANMEALSPFFKKKAHILEVLRKMEETDPLKFHPSTTSLSFCDYSQVLMSTEAVLASADPLPLQCKSHHTHCHCSCSDTDTHQHVNGDGAVKCEGGNTCCLHCKRSPESPPKPCNHVCSPSKATQSHIVPAAAMSECHSKTRAGESKQSTKNEANQQPAGAAAHSSISEAASQNLEGEEDNSELNASASEELTGFCATSHLPSSAQEAHCDLDTSDGVPNGLALSFGDEPSAVPEKDGTDPEASCVRASASVSPSPSCLSDVKAAAINSPSKLLKFLKIPSMGEKSQAPTSSVRLSPQLTRNSRIPCRTNNYEVYHSPVPTRRATTTERCRQPPPPPARSESYPATHSAPTSPPQPEDTCSPPAKEISYSSLSAPKPTVGSKIGAPSSSPKVSQRVPHYENVCDMSIGSKEEEPTQGQEKRTTLPSQTKANAGERKLVKSLPESVLNPAPQRKQSSSSTSESTSDDEEDSDSPVWVNHHSLPNSSALSKAQSKTNYSQTREKQDGHTREVNIASSEVTQGPPAPPTRRSDSSSIPKRPTVGAARSQADSSHHAFKDRLAALGKLRSSEDLQGGLRPTDAVNEGTYGEERGKTAEIHKEEQRHSKFTDSSDGKPKGSSGGLKYPGSSQLYEQPVKSSGPALVKQELCVTKPEGPKSKMGLPSPNTDAPQVLRNNIKCPGSLNLAYNVKASIAPHSSNSPNKIPPKSPSKPCQGPSVHRGGKSAEAPRYSSKSEERTKISGKGKKNPMYGDSLPPPPPRPPASEVEKPSLPVPTLQSAIEQKVMKGIEENVLKLQEQDRGGQGGEVKQKASNGIASWFGLKKSKLPALSRKTDGTKAKEEKKEWKINIPSVGRDSVKMASRCKEGVEGLNISTLMEKAEGLRRALEEERAYVERSGRGHSCEVVMDQAQGQLAVMYRGARSDNFMQQLLNRVDGKEMISVPQRRLSFDCKTSKPVFTQQSDIISHTTSHDDMEKGSERIGKITSDENLADSVHSQHFAGSGASTYTLDSGIGTFPLPDCSSGVAARGLSKTKGGAEHHSGGGSPGRAGRRARTLDRELTSQEDCYAPHKQLIPTIQYGSVLEGRGSAGVIREDKEAHGGNMFSPRSKTWTFPNLKTPAGPAEVYLAVEEEEEEAVSFGSPFRGSTKASGPSSSRVVDPGSLPVPAQSGMSRRGKTRTPSVPEMSREAGLELLRERPEEALSPSRPQVLETPESLSDSLYDSLSSCGSQG; encoded by the exons atgaaaacaatgtctgatGAGACAGAACAGAGAATGTGCGACGAGGATTTTGGTTCGGACGAGGAAGGCGAGGAGGGAGACGTGGAGTCTTACCTGGAGGACAACAGCAGCGAGCTCATGGACCGActgagagagctggag GCAGAGAATTCAGCTCTCGTGCTGGCCAATGAGAGTCAGAGAGAAGCTTACGAGAGATGCTTGGATGAG GTTGCCAACCATGTGGTCCAAGCTCTGCTGAATCAAAAG GATCTGAGGGAGGAGTGCATCAAGCTGAAGATGTTGGTGTTTGACCTGGAGAGACAGAACCGAGCGCTGTGTGAGCTTTTTCAGCAGAAACTACCCAACCACCCCACCGCTCACTACCAG GTTCAGGCGGGACCGCTCCCAGACTACAATGCACAGCTGCACAATGACTCGGCCAAACAGGTGGAGCCGGCACAGACTGAAGCACAAGCCAAG GGAAATGGCTACCGCACACAACATGCCTCGCCGGGCCCTCGTGGCCCCGCCGCCAACATGGAGGCCCTGTCTCCCTTCTTCAAGAAGAAAGCACACATCCTGGAGGTCCTGCGCAAGATGGAGGAGACAGACCCCCTCAAGTTCCACCCATCCACGACGAGCTTGTCTTTCTGCGACTACAGCCAGGTGCTCATGTCCACAGAGGCTGTTTTGGCTTCTGCGGACCCCCTCCCGCTGCAGTGCAAATCCCACCACACACACTGCCACTGCTCCTGCtcggacacagacacacaccagcaTGTGAATGGTGACGGAGCAGTGAAGTGTGAGGGGGGGAACACCTGCTGTTTACACTGCAAGAGGAGCCCAGAGAGCCCTCCAAAGCCATGCAACCATGTCTGTAGTCCTTCAAAAGCCACCCAGAGCCATATAGTTCCTGCAGCTGCTATGAGTGAATGTCACAGTAAGACCAGAGCGGGAGAGTCTAAACAGAGCACCAAGAATGAAGCCAACCAGCAACCAGCGGGCGCCGCCGCCCACTCATCCATCTCAGAAGCAGCCAGTCAGAATCTGGAAGGAGAGGAGGATAACTCGGAGCTAAACGCTAGTGCCTCTGAAGAGCTCACTGGTTTCTGTGCCACCTCCCACCTGCCTAGTTCTGCACAGGAGGCCCACTGTGACTTGGATACAAGCGATGGCGTTCCCAATGGTTTGGCGCTCTCATTTGGTGATGAACCCTCAGCCGTCCCTGAGAAAGACGGCACAGATCCGGAGGCTTCCTGTGTAAGAGCCAGCGCATCCGTCAGCCCCAGTCCCTCCTGTCTCAGCGACGTTAAAGCCGCTGCTATCAACTCCCCATCCAAACTGCTCAAGTTCTTAAAGATTCCCTCGATGGGGGAGAAGTCGCAGGCTCCCACCTCTTCTGTCCGCCTGAGCCCTCAGCTCACTCGCAACTCCAGGATCCCCTGCCGCACCAATAACTACGAGGTTTACCACTCGCCTGTTCCCACACGCAGAGCGACCACCACTGAGAGGTGCAGGCAGCCCCCTCCTCCACCCGCCCGGTCCGAGTCGTACCCCGCCACACACTCGGCACCAACTTCCCCTCCACAGCCCGAAGACACCTGCTCCCCACCCGCTAAGGAAATAAGCTATAGCAGCCTGTCTGCACCTAAACCCACTGTGGGCTCAAAGATCGGCGCTCCCTCCTCCTCACCCAAAGTTTCTCAGAGGGTCCCTCATTATGAAAATGTCTGTGACATGTCCATCGGCTCTAAAGAGGAGGAACCAACCCAAGGTCAGGAGAAAAGAACCACTCTTCCATCTCAAACTAAGGCAAACGCTGGTGAGAGGAAGCTTGTTAAATCGCTACCAGAAAGCGTCCTGAATCCCGCGCCTCAGCGAAAGCAGTCGTCCTCATCGACATCAGAGTCTACATCAGATGATGAAGAGGATTCAGACAGCCCTGTGTGGGTTAATCATCACAGCCTACCCAACTCCTCTGCCCTCAGCAAAGCTCAGAGCAAAACTAACTACTCACAAACCAGAGAGAAGCAGGATGGGCACACACGGGAGGTGAACATAGCGAGCTCTGAGGTCACTCAGGGTCCGCCTGCACCTCCAACCAGGAGGAGTGACTCCTCGTCCATTCCCAAGAGGCCTACGGTTGGGGCGGCGAGATCTCAGGCCGACTCGAGTCACCACGCTTTCAAAGACAGACTGGCTGCGCTCGGCAAGCTGAGGAGCTCGGAGGATTTACAAGGCGGCCTCAGGCCCACTGATGCGGTGAATGAAGGCACCTACGGAGAAGAAAGAGGCAAGACGGCAGAGATCCACAAGGAGGAACAGAGACATTCAAAGTTCACAGACTCTTCGGACGGTAAGCCTAAAGGTAGCAGTGGTGGTTTGAAGTATCCGGGGTCATCTCAGCTCTATGAGCAGCCAGTAAAATCTTCTGGTCCCGCACTGGTTAAACAAGAACTCTGTGTGACCAAGCCAGAGGGACCGAAGAGTAAAATGGGCCTGCCGTCACCCAACACAGATGCTCCCCAGGTACTACGCAACAACATCAAGTGTCCTGGCTCCCTGAATCTGGCCTACAACGTTAAAGCCAGCATCGCTCCTCACAGTAGCAACAGCCCCAACAAAATCCCTCCAAAGTCACCGTCCAAACCTTGCCAAGGCCCGTCCGTCCACAGAGGGGGCAAGTCCGCAGAGGCCCCGCGTTACTCGTCCAAGTCAGAGGAGAGGACCAAGATCAGCGGGAAAGGGAAAAAGAATCCAATGTACGGAGACAGCCTCCCGCCTCCTCCTCCGAGACCTCCGGCATCTGAGGTGGAGAAGCCGTCGCTGCCGGTCCCCACCCTGCAATCCGCCATCGAGCAGAAGGTGATGAAGGGCATCGAGGAGAACGTGCTGAAACTTCAGGAGCAGGACAGAGGAGGGCAGGGCGGAGAGGTCAAGCAGAAGGCCTCCAACGGCATCGCGAGCTGGTTCGGCCTGAAGAAGAGCAAACTCCCCGCGCTGAGCCGCAAGACCGACGGCACTAAAgcaaaggaggagaagaaggagtGGAAGATAAACATTCCCTCGGTCGGCAGGGACTCTGTGAAAATGGCCTCCAGGTGTAAAGAAGGCGTGGAAGGTCTGAACATCTCGACTCTGATGGAGAAGGCCGAGGGGCTGAGGAGAGCCCTGGAGGAGGAGCGGGCCTATGTGGAGAGATCAGGCAGGGGTCACTCGTGTGAGGTGGTGATGGATCAAGCTCAGGGACAGCTGGCGGTCATGTACAGGGGAGCGCGCTCTGACAACTTCATGCAACAGCTGCTAAACAG AGTGGACGGAAAGGAGATGATCAGCGTGCCCCAGCGACGGCTGTCGTTCGACTGTAAGACGTCGAAGCCGGTGTTCACCCAGCAGAGCGACATCATCAGTCACACCACCAGTCACGACGACATGGAGAAG GGATCAGAAAGAATCGGCAAGATCACATCAGATGAAAACCTCGCAGATTCAGTTCACTCTCAACACTTTGCAG GCTCCGGTGCTTCCACCTACACCCTGGACAGCGGCATCGGTACGTTCCCTCTGCCCGACTGCAGTAGCGGTGTAGCTGCACGGGGCCTGTCTAAGACGAAGGGCGGAGCCGAGCACCACTCCGGCGGTGGCTCCCCAGGGAGAGCCGGACGGCGAGCTCGCACCCTGGACAGAGAGCTGACATCACAGGAGGACTGCTACGCTCCACACAAGCAGCTGATTCCCACCATTCAGTACGGGTCCGTGTTGGAGGGAAGAGGCTCAGCCGGCGTCATCCGCGAAG ACAAAGAGGCACATGGAGGGAACATGTTTTCGCCTCGCTCCAAGACTTGGACTTTCCCCAACCTGAAGACTCCAGCAGGACCTGCGGAGGTGTACCTGgcagtggaggaggaagaggaggaggcggtATCCTTTGGATCACCATTCAGAGGG AGCACGAAGGCCAGCGGCCCCTCCTCCAGCCGGGTGGTTGATCCAGGCAGCCTGCCCGTCCCCGCCCAATCGGGCATGAGCCGCCGGGGAAAGACGCGCACACCCAGCGTCCCCGAGATGAGCCGGGAGGCCGGGCTGGAGCTGCTCAGGGAGCGGCCAGAGGAAGCCCTATCCCCAAGTCGCCCTCAGGTCCTGGAGACTCCAGAGTCTCTGAGCGATTCTCTGTACGACAGTCTGTCATCCTGCGGCAGCCAAGGATGA
- the nckap5l gene encoding nck-associated protein 5-like isoform X2, which yields MEKELSSESSPWFCCWETEVPDGRLTPLQGSLQELTPQMKTMSDETEQRMCDEDFGSDEEGEEGDVESYLEDNSSELMDRLRELEAENSALVLANESQREAYERCLDEVANHVVQALLNQKDLREECIKLKMLVFDLERQNRALCELFQQKLPNHPTAHYQVQAGPLPDYNAQLHNDSAKQVEPAQTEAQAKGNGYRTQHASPGPRGPAANMEALSPFFKKKAHILEVLRKMEETDPLKFHPSTTSLSFCDYSQVLMSTEAVLASADPLPLQCKSHHTHCHCSCSDTDTHQHVNGDGAVKCEGGNTCCLHCKRSPESPPKPCNHVCSPSKATQSHIVPAAAMSECHSKTRAGESKQSTKNEANQQPAGAAAHSSISEAASQNLEGEEDNSELNASASEELTGFCATSHLPSSAQEAHCDLDTSDGVPNGLALSFGDEPSAVPEKDGTDPEASCVRASASVSPSPSCLSDVKAAAINSPSKLLKFLKIPSMGEKSQAPTSSVRLSPQLTRNSRIPCRTNNYEVYHSPVPTRRATTTERCRQPPPPPARSESYPATHSAPTSPPQPEDTCSPPAKEISYSSLSAPKPTVGSKIGAPSSSPKVSQRVPHYENVCDMSIGSKEEEPTQGQEKRTTLPSQTKANAGERKLVKSLPESVLNPAPQRKQSSSSTSESTSDDEEDSDSPVWVNHHSLPNSSALSKAQSKTNYSQTREKQDGHTREVNIASSEVTQGPPAPPTRRSDSSSIPKRPTVGAARSQADSSHHAFKDRLAALGKLRSSEDLQGGLRPTDAVNEGTYGEERGKTAEIHKEEQRHSKFTDSSDGKPKGSSGGLKYPGSSQLYEQPVKSSGPALVKQELCVTKPEGPKSKMGLPSPNTDAPQVLRNNIKCPGSLNLAYNVKASIAPHSSNSPNKIPPKSPSKPCQGPSVHRGGKSAEAPRYSSKSEERTKISGKGKKNPMYGDSLPPPPPRPPASEVEKPSLPVPTLQSAIEQKVMKGIEENVLKLQEQDRGGQGGEVKQKASNGIASWFGLKKSKLPALSRKTDGTKAKEEKKEWKINIPSVGRDSVKMASRCKEGVEGLNISTLMEKAEGLRRALEEERAYVERSGRGHSCEVVMDQAQGQLAVMYRGARSDNFMQQLLNRVDGKEMISVPQRRLSFDCKTSKPVFTQQSDIISHTTSHDDMEKGSERIGKITSDENLADSVHSQHFAGSGASTYTLDSGIGTFPLPDCSSGVAARGLSKTKGGAEHHSGGGSPGRAGRRARTLDRELTSQEDCYAPHKQLIPTIQYGSVLEGRGSAGVIREDKEAHGGNMFSPRSKTWTFPNLKTPAGPAEVYLAVEEEEEEAVSFGSPFRGSTKASGPSSSRVVDPGSLPVPAQSGMSRRGKTRTPSVPEMSREAGLELLRERPEEALSPSRPQVLETPESLSDSLYDSLSSCGSQG from the exons atgaaaacaatgtctgatGAGACAGAACAGAGAATGTGCGACGAGGATTTTGGTTCGGACGAGGAAGGCGAGGAGGGAGACGTGGAGTCTTACCTGGAGGACAACAGCAGCGAGCTCATGGACCGActgagagagctggag GCAGAGAATTCAGCTCTCGTGCTGGCCAATGAGAGTCAGAGAGAAGCTTACGAGAGATGCTTGGATGAG GTTGCCAACCATGTGGTCCAAGCTCTGCTGAATCAAAAG GATCTGAGGGAGGAGTGCATCAAGCTGAAGATGTTGGTGTTTGACCTGGAGAGACAGAACCGAGCGCTGTGTGAGCTTTTTCAGCAGAAACTACCCAACCACCCCACCGCTCACTACCAG GTTCAGGCGGGACCGCTCCCAGACTACAATGCACAGCTGCACAATGACTCGGCCAAACAGGTGGAGCCGGCACAGACTGAAGCACAAGCCAAG GGAAATGGCTACCGCACACAACATGCCTCGCCGGGCCCTCGTGGCCCCGCCGCCAACATGGAGGCCCTGTCTCCCTTCTTCAAGAAGAAAGCACACATCCTGGAGGTCCTGCGCAAGATGGAGGAGACAGACCCCCTCAAGTTCCACCCATCCACGACGAGCTTGTCTTTCTGCGACTACAGCCAGGTGCTCATGTCCACAGAGGCTGTTTTGGCTTCTGCGGACCCCCTCCCGCTGCAGTGCAAATCCCACCACACACACTGCCACTGCTCCTGCtcggacacagacacacaccagcaTGTGAATGGTGACGGAGCAGTGAAGTGTGAGGGGGGGAACACCTGCTGTTTACACTGCAAGAGGAGCCCAGAGAGCCCTCCAAAGCCATGCAACCATGTCTGTAGTCCTTCAAAAGCCACCCAGAGCCATATAGTTCCTGCAGCTGCTATGAGTGAATGTCACAGTAAGACCAGAGCGGGAGAGTCTAAACAGAGCACCAAGAATGAAGCCAACCAGCAACCAGCGGGCGCCGCCGCCCACTCATCCATCTCAGAAGCAGCCAGTCAGAATCTGGAAGGAGAGGAGGATAACTCGGAGCTAAACGCTAGTGCCTCTGAAGAGCTCACTGGTTTCTGTGCCACCTCCCACCTGCCTAGTTCTGCACAGGAGGCCCACTGTGACTTGGATACAAGCGATGGCGTTCCCAATGGTTTGGCGCTCTCATTTGGTGATGAACCCTCAGCCGTCCCTGAGAAAGACGGCACAGATCCGGAGGCTTCCTGTGTAAGAGCCAGCGCATCCGTCAGCCCCAGTCCCTCCTGTCTCAGCGACGTTAAAGCCGCTGCTATCAACTCCCCATCCAAACTGCTCAAGTTCTTAAAGATTCCCTCGATGGGGGAGAAGTCGCAGGCTCCCACCTCTTCTGTCCGCCTGAGCCCTCAGCTCACTCGCAACTCCAGGATCCCCTGCCGCACCAATAACTACGAGGTTTACCACTCGCCTGTTCCCACACGCAGAGCGACCACCACTGAGAGGTGCAGGCAGCCCCCTCCTCCACCCGCCCGGTCCGAGTCGTACCCCGCCACACACTCGGCACCAACTTCCCCTCCACAGCCCGAAGACACCTGCTCCCCACCCGCTAAGGAAATAAGCTATAGCAGCCTGTCTGCACCTAAACCCACTGTGGGCTCAAAGATCGGCGCTCCCTCCTCCTCACCCAAAGTTTCTCAGAGGGTCCCTCATTATGAAAATGTCTGTGACATGTCCATCGGCTCTAAAGAGGAGGAACCAACCCAAGGTCAGGAGAAAAGAACCACTCTTCCATCTCAAACTAAGGCAAACGCTGGTGAGAGGAAGCTTGTTAAATCGCTACCAGAAAGCGTCCTGAATCCCGCGCCTCAGCGAAAGCAGTCGTCCTCATCGACATCAGAGTCTACATCAGATGATGAAGAGGATTCAGACAGCCCTGTGTGGGTTAATCATCACAGCCTACCCAACTCCTCTGCCCTCAGCAAAGCTCAGAGCAAAACTAACTACTCACAAACCAGAGAGAAGCAGGATGGGCACACACGGGAGGTGAACATAGCGAGCTCTGAGGTCACTCAGGGTCCGCCTGCACCTCCAACCAGGAGGAGTGACTCCTCGTCCATTCCCAAGAGGCCTACGGTTGGGGCGGCGAGATCTCAGGCCGACTCGAGTCACCACGCTTTCAAAGACAGACTGGCTGCGCTCGGCAAGCTGAGGAGCTCGGAGGATTTACAAGGCGGCCTCAGGCCCACTGATGCGGTGAATGAAGGCACCTACGGAGAAGAAAGAGGCAAGACGGCAGAGATCCACAAGGAGGAACAGAGACATTCAAAGTTCACAGACTCTTCGGACGGTAAGCCTAAAGGTAGCAGTGGTGGTTTGAAGTATCCGGGGTCATCTCAGCTCTATGAGCAGCCAGTAAAATCTTCTGGTCCCGCACTGGTTAAACAAGAACTCTGTGTGACCAAGCCAGAGGGACCGAAGAGTAAAATGGGCCTGCCGTCACCCAACACAGATGCTCCCCAGGTACTACGCAACAACATCAAGTGTCCTGGCTCCCTGAATCTGGCCTACAACGTTAAAGCCAGCATCGCTCCTCACAGTAGCAACAGCCCCAACAAAATCCCTCCAAAGTCACCGTCCAAACCTTGCCAAGGCCCGTCCGTCCACAGAGGGGGCAAGTCCGCAGAGGCCCCGCGTTACTCGTCCAAGTCAGAGGAGAGGACCAAGATCAGCGGGAAAGGGAAAAAGAATCCAATGTACGGAGACAGCCTCCCGCCTCCTCCTCCGAGACCTCCGGCATCTGAGGTGGAGAAGCCGTCGCTGCCGGTCCCCACCCTGCAATCCGCCATCGAGCAGAAGGTGATGAAGGGCATCGAGGAGAACGTGCTGAAACTTCAGGAGCAGGACAGAGGAGGGCAGGGCGGAGAGGTCAAGCAGAAGGCCTCCAACGGCATCGCGAGCTGGTTCGGCCTGAAGAAGAGCAAACTCCCCGCGCTGAGCCGCAAGACCGACGGCACTAAAgcaaaggaggagaagaaggagtGGAAGATAAACATTCCCTCGGTCGGCAGGGACTCTGTGAAAATGGCCTCCAGGTGTAAAGAAGGCGTGGAAGGTCTGAACATCTCGACTCTGATGGAGAAGGCCGAGGGGCTGAGGAGAGCCCTGGAGGAGGAGCGGGCCTATGTGGAGAGATCAGGCAGGGGTCACTCGTGTGAGGTGGTGATGGATCAAGCTCAGGGACAGCTGGCGGTCATGTACAGGGGAGCGCGCTCTGACAACTTCATGCAACAGCTGCTAAACAG AGTGGACGGAAAGGAGATGATCAGCGTGCCCCAGCGACGGCTGTCGTTCGACTGTAAGACGTCGAAGCCGGTGTTCACCCAGCAGAGCGACATCATCAGTCACACCACCAGTCACGACGACATGGAGAAG GGATCAGAAAGAATCGGCAAGATCACATCAGATGAAAACCTCGCAGATTCAGTTCACTCTCAACACTTTGCAG GCTCCGGTGCTTCCACCTACACCCTGGACAGCGGCATCGGTACGTTCCCTCTGCCCGACTGCAGTAGCGGTGTAGCTGCACGGGGCCTGTCTAAGACGAAGGGCGGAGCCGAGCACCACTCCGGCGGTGGCTCCCCAGGGAGAGCCGGACGGCGAGCTCGCACCCTGGACAGAGAGCTGACATCACAGGAGGACTGCTACGCTCCACACAAGCAGCTGATTCCCACCATTCAGTACGGGTCCGTGTTGGAGGGAAGAGGCTCAGCCGGCGTCATCCGCGAAG ACAAAGAGGCACATGGAGGGAACATGTTTTCGCCTCGCTCCAAGACTTGGACTTTCCCCAACCTGAAGACTCCAGCAGGACCTGCGGAGGTGTACCTGgcagtggaggaggaagaggaggaggcggtATCCTTTGGATCACCATTCAGAGGG AGCACGAAGGCCAGCGGCCCCTCCTCCAGCCGGGTGGTTGATCCAGGCAGCCTGCCCGTCCCCGCCCAATCGGGCATGAGCCGCCGGGGAAAGACGCGCACACCCAGCGTCCCCGAGATGAGCCGGGAGGCCGGGCTGGAGCTGCTCAGGGAGCGGCCAGAGGAAGCCCTATCCCCAAGTCGCCCTCAGGTCCTGGAGACTCCAGAGTCTCTGAGCGATTCTCTGTACGACAGTCTGTCATCCTGCGGCAGCCAAGGATGA